The Betta splendens chromosome 2, fBetSpl5.4, whole genome shotgun sequence nucleotide sequence GGCCCGAACACAACAATGAagttgatggtgatgatgaccaGGACGCCCACGATCTTGTGGCGCTCGTGGTCAGAGAGGGATGGAGATCTTTGGAGTGTCACGCCAATGTGGGCTGAGGTATAGCTGAAGCACAGCAGAGAagcacataaatatatatatagacttaGAATGTGCTAAAAGGGCCAAATGGggggtttgttttgttaaagCTGTTCAGCAGTGTTACACATTTACTCTTCATAGTTTGTACAGCTGCATCTTTTTATCGTACAGTGGGGAAATATTTGCTTTATCCTTTGCTATTTTGCAACTTCAGCCATTTAGAAGAGATACACTTGAAATGATTGACTACCATTTGGATGCACAGCTATACATGTAGGATGCAAGGAAAATAGCTAGTTGGCTCACCCTAGTATGGCACAGGGCAGCAGGAAGCCGAGGGCCACGGTGGTGATCTTGAAGTGAGCGTATTTAGGACTGACCGGGTACTGCTCCAGACACAGCAGCCTGTCAGAAACAAAGACCGATGGCAGGAGTCCACTCAGGCAGAAGAGGAAGGTGAGGCTCCAGACTGCCACGCCGCACATCGCTGCCACCCTGACGGTCCGCACCCTGCGGCTGCTCAGTGGGTACACGATGGCCAGACAGCGGTCGAGCGCTATCAGGCACAGGAACATGACGCTAGCGTAGACGTTCACGTAAAACACGTAACCCACCAGCTCACAGGTCAACTGGCCATAGGGCCAGTGGTGCTCACCCTGGAGGTAAATCATCCACAGGGGAAGggtgagcagctggaggaggtctGAGAGCAGTAGGTTGAGGATGTAGACCAGCTGGCAGCCTCCACCACCTGAGCGACCCAATTGGTACAGTCCCCAGAGAGACAGCAGGTTACTGGGGAGACCCAAAGAGAAGACCAGGCCATAGATACAGGTCAGGCCAAAGGTGTCTGTGTTTAAGGGCAGATTGCAGCTGTCATTGGACATGTCTCTGTCGAAGAGCTGGCGTGGAAAGCTGGACGTGAACTCACTGGGAAGGTGACTGACACTTGTAGGAGTACCCA carries:
- the si:dkey-165a24.9 gene encoding G-protein coupled receptor 4 isoform X1, encoding MGTPTSVSHLPSEFTSSFPRQLFDRDMSNDSCNLPLNTDTFGLTCIYGLVFSLGLPSNLLSLWGLYQLGRSGGGGCQLVYILNLLLSDLLQLLTLPLWMIYLQGEHHWPYGQLTCELVGYVFYVNVYASVMFLCLIALDRCLAIVYPLSSRRVRTVRVAAMCGVAVWSLTFLFCLSGLLPSVFVSDRLLCLEQYPVSPKYAHFKITTVALGFLLPCAILGYTSAHIGVTLQRSPSLSDHERHKIVGVLVIITINFIVVFGPYHLIGGYRFVSLLLTDEPCGLERSIFLAYRLCYGLTSLNTLLDPLFYIFLCTDARLELRRSLLCLGRRENGRKKLTLSSRAHPRTQLESATGHNNCLVIQHESI
- the si:dkey-165a24.9 gene encoding G-protein coupled receptor 4 isoform X2; the protein is MGTPTSVSHLPSEFTSSFPRQLFDRDMSNDSCNLPLNTDTFGLTCIYGLVFSLGLPSNLLSLWGLYQLGRSGGGGCQLVYILNLLLSDLLQLLTLPLWMIYLQALDRCLAIVYPLSSRRVRTVRVAAMCGVAVWSLTFLFCLSGLLPSVFVSDRLLCLEQYPVSPKYAHFKITTVALGFLLPCAILGYTSAHIGVTLQRSPSLSDHERHKIVGVLVIITINFIVVFGPYHLIGGYRFVSLLLTDEPCGLERSIFLAYRLCYGLTSLNTLLDPLFYIFLCTDARLELRRSLLCLGRRENGRKKLTLSSRAHPRTQLESATGHNNCLVIQHESI